Proteins from a single region of Xenopus laevis strain J_2021 chromosome 9_10S, Xenopus_laevis_v10.1, whole genome shotgun sequence:
- the sstr2.S gene encoding somatostatin receptor type 2: protein MEQDYSELSNTTDLWFSSLSQLDIFGRVTPTNASVNNSTTYYDMTSNAILTFIYFVVCIVGLCGNTLVIYVILRYAKMKTITNIYILNLAIADELFMLGLPFLAMQVALVHWPFGKAICRIVMTVDGINQFTSIFCLTVMSIDRYLAVVHPIKSAKWRRPRTAKMVNAAVWTISLLVIMPIMTYAGVQSYHGRGSCTIIWPGNSSAWYTGFIIYAFILGFLVPLSIICLCYLFIIIKVKSSGIRVGSSKRKRSEKKVTRMVSIVVAVFIFCWLPFYIFNVSSVSLLIVPTPGLKAMWDFVVVLSYANSCANPILYAFLSDNFKKSFKNVLCLSKVSGMDEVDRSDSKHDKSRLNETTETQRTLLNGDLQTSI from the coding sequence ATGGAGCAGGATTACTCTGAGTTATCTAATACCACAGATCTCTGGTTCTCTTCCTTATCACAGCTGGATATTTTTGGAAGGGTAACACCAAccaatgcatcagttaataacaGTACAACATACTATGACATGACAAGCAATGCAATTCTCACTTTCATTTACTTTGTTGTTTGCATAGTAGGACTCTGTGGCAATACTCTAGTCATCTATGTCATTCTACGTTATGCCAAAATGAAGACCATTACCAATATCTACATACTAAATTTAGCAATTGCTGATGAGCTGTTCATGCTTGGTTTACCCTTTTTGGCCATGCAAGTGGCCTTGGTACACTGGCCTTTTGGTAAAGCCATTTGTCGTATTGTGATGACAGTAGATGGAATAAACCAATTTACCAGTATATTCTGTTTGACAGTCATGAGCATAGACAGATACCTTGCTGTGGTTCACCCCATTAAGTCTGCCAAATGGAGAAGACCCAGGACAGCCAAAATGGTAAATGCTGCAGTGTGGACAATCTCCCTTTTGGTTATCATGCCAATTATGACTTATGCGGGTGTGCAAAGTTATCATGGCAGAGGAAGTTGTACAATCATATGGCCTGGAAATTCTAGTGCCTGGTATACTGGGTTTATAATATATGCCTTTATATTAGGTTTTCTTGTACCACTTAGCATCATCTGCCTATGCTATCTCTTCATCATAATCAAAGTTAAATCATCAGGGATAAGGGTTGGTTCTTCTAAAAGGaaaagatcagaaaaaaaggttacTAGGATGGTGTCTATAGTTGTGGCAGTGTTTATCTTCTGCTGGCTTCCATTCTACATCTTTAATGTATCTTCAGTGTCCCTTTTGATTGTGCCAACTCCAGGGCTAAAGGCCATGTGGGACTTTGTTGTGGTTCTGAGCTATGCCAACAGTTGTGCCAATCCAATTCTATATGCTTTCCTTTCTGACAACTTTAAGAAGAGCTTTAAGAATGTGCTGTGCTTGTCAAAAGTCAGTGGTATGGATGAAGTGGACAGGAGTGACAGCAAACATGATAAATCCAGGTTAAATGAGACCACAGAAACTCAGCGCACTTTGCTCAATGGAGACCTCCAAACTAGTATATGA